A single region of the Serinus canaria isolate serCan28SL12 chromosome 1, serCan2020, whole genome shotgun sequence genome encodes:
- the IL10RB gene encoding interleukin-10 receptor subunit beta isoform X1, with amino-acid sequence MAGALRAALCSGLLLLVSGTVPEPRNVRITSVNLHSTLQWDAPRFPRGNLTYTVQSKSIYYPGDTYETLGTDLRLPQCDVSSLSPYGIYVLRLRAEAGQLHSPWLSLTFKPMDDTTIGAPEVRLRSEAGVLHVDLSGPFAERSQDRWPLRHYYGSWSYRILYWKRGSTDTDPASASWVDTNHSSEILAQLEPWTVYCVRAQALVPEWNKTGQLSRELCEQTTHNGVTPVWIIVTVLVGSMLVVGTAATVCFFSSFYLYRLIKYVFCPSYIFPEHLKEFLSKPPGAPQPFPPREELLVCDKLTVIAEQSQTLPAGTGDGASRTPELPRDSALGD; translated from the exons ATGGCCGGCGCGCTGCGGGCCGCGCTCTGCAGCGGGCTGCTGCTCCTCG TTTCTGGAACAGTCCCAGAGCCCCGGAATGTGAGAATTACTTCAGTCAATCTTCACAGCACCTTGCAGTGGGATGCTCCAAGGTTCCCCAGAGGAAACCTCACCTACACTGTCCAGTCCaagag CATCTACTACCCTGGGGACACCTATGAGACCCTGGGGACAGacctgaggctgccccagtgtgACGTGTCCTCGCTGTCACCCTACGGCATCTACGTGCTGCGGCTGCGGGCCGAGGCAGGGCAGCTGCACTCCCCCTGGCTCAGCCTCACCTTCAAGCCCATGGATGACA ccaccATCGGTGCCCCCGAGGTGCGGCTGCGCTCGGAGGCGGGGGTGCTGCACGTGGATCTCTCGGGGCCCTTTGCAGAGCGCAGCCAGGACCGCTGGCCCCTGAGGCACTACTACGGCTCCTGGAGCTACAGGATCCTCTACTGGAAGAggggcagcacagacacagaccCGGCCTCTGCTTCCTGG GTGGACACCAACCACAGCTCTGAGatcctggcccagctggagccATGGACAGTTTACTGTGTCCGAGCGCAGGCGCTGGTTCCCGAGTGGAACAAGAcagggcagctgagcagggagctctgtgagCAGACAACCCACAATG GTGTGACCCCTGTGTGGATAATTGTGACTGTTCTGGTGGGGTCCATGCTGGTCGTGGGCACAGCTGCCACCGTTTGTTTCTTCTCCAGTTTTTATCTGTACAGACTCATCAAATATGTTTTCTGCCCTTCCTACATTTTCCCAGAACACTTGAAAGAG TTTCTGAGCAAACCCCCCGGTgctccacagcctttccctccaCGAGAAGAGCTCCTGGTTTGTGACAAGCTGACAGTGATTGCAGAGcaatcccaaaccctccctgcagggactgGGGATGGGGCCAGCAGGACACCAGAGCTCCCTCGGGACTCTGCACTAGGAGACTGA
- the IL10RB gene encoding interleukin-10 receptor subunit beta isoform X2, whose product MAGALRAALCSGLLLLVSGTVPEPRNVRITSVNLHSTLQWDAPRFPRGNLTYTVQSKSIYYPGDTYETLGTDLRLPQCDVSSLSPYGIYVLRLRAEAGQLHSPWLSLTFKPMDDTTIGAPEVRLRSEAGVLHVDLSGPFAERSQDRWPLRHYYGSWSYRILYWKRGSTDTDPASASWVDTNHSSEILAQLEPWTVYCVRAQALVPEWNKTGQLSRELCEQTTHNVSEQTPRCSTAFPSTRRAPGL is encoded by the exons ATGGCCGGCGCGCTGCGGGCCGCGCTCTGCAGCGGGCTGCTGCTCCTCG TTTCTGGAACAGTCCCAGAGCCCCGGAATGTGAGAATTACTTCAGTCAATCTTCACAGCACCTTGCAGTGGGATGCTCCAAGGTTCCCCAGAGGAAACCTCACCTACACTGTCCAGTCCaagag CATCTACTACCCTGGGGACACCTATGAGACCCTGGGGACAGacctgaggctgccccagtgtgACGTGTCCTCGCTGTCACCCTACGGCATCTACGTGCTGCGGCTGCGGGCCGAGGCAGGGCAGCTGCACTCCCCCTGGCTCAGCCTCACCTTCAAGCCCATGGATGACA ccaccATCGGTGCCCCCGAGGTGCGGCTGCGCTCGGAGGCGGGGGTGCTGCACGTGGATCTCTCGGGGCCCTTTGCAGAGCGCAGCCAGGACCGCTGGCCCCTGAGGCACTACTACGGCTCCTGGAGCTACAGGATCCTCTACTGGAAGAggggcagcacagacacagaccCGGCCTCTGCTTCCTGG GTGGACACCAACCACAGCTCTGAGatcctggcccagctggagccATGGACAGTTTACTGTGTCCGAGCGCAGGCGCTGGTTCCCGAGTGGAACAAGAcagggcagctgagcagggagctctgtgagCAGACAACCCACAATG TTTCTGAGCAAACCCCCCGGTgctccacagcctttccctccaCGAGAAGAGCTCCTGGTTTGTGA